Within the Pseudarthrobacter sp. W1I19 genome, the region GCATCAAACTCTGGGCGCAACGCCTGCCCGTTGTCGCCAAGCCACACCACCCCTCACAGGAGGCAGTCCAATGACACTGATTGACGACAACGAAACGGCTCCGGCTCCGCTCAGGGAGAAAATAAGGGCCAACGCTGAAGGCTACGCCGTAAGCCCGGCGCCCGGTGAAGATGCCCCGCACCTGGCCGCAGCCTGGAACCCAACGGGAGTGCCGGCGTCGCCCGCCACCATCGATGCGGACTTGTGGCCGGGAGTGGCCCAACCGCCGTCGGGAGCCAAGGCAGCCATCGCCGGAAAAGCCGCCGGGTTCCTCTTCAAGGGGGCAGTGAAGCGCCTGCCCCTGCGGGTGGAATACCCGGACGGCAGTGTTCTGGGGACCGGCGGTCCGGATGTGCCGGTGATGGTGATGGTACGGCCGGAGGCGTTTGAAGCCCGCATCGGGGACAACGGCCTGATCGGGCTGGGGGAGTCCTTTATGGCCGGCGACTGGGAAGCCAACGATCTGGCCGGCGTCCTCGAGGTGTTCGCCGCATCAGTGGGCACGCTGATTCCTACGCCCCTGCAGAAACTCCAAACCCTTTATCTGCCGCGTACCCCCCGGCAGGAGCGTAACGCTGAACAGAACACACGGAGCAACATCTCCCGGCACTACGACCTCTCCAATGACCTGTTCTCCAACTTCCTCGATTCCACCATGAGCTACTCCTCGGCCCTGTTCCCGCCTGGCGCCGGACCGCTGGGCTCCGTGGGGTGGGAGGCCCTGGCGGAAGCGCAGCGGGCCAAGATCGACAGGCTGCTGGACAAAGCGGGCGTGGGCGAGGGCACCCGGCTGCTGGAAATCGGCACCGGCTGGGGCGAACTGGCACTCCGGGCAGCGGTTCGGGGCGCCACTGTCTACAGTGTCACCCTCTCCAGTGAGCAGCAGGCGCTCGCACAGGAGCGCATCGCCGCGGCCGGTTACGCGGACCGGGTGACGGTGGCCCTGCAGGACTACCGTGCTGTGGAAGGCGAGTATGACGCCGTGGTCTCAGTGGAGATGATCGAGGCCGTGGGCTACGAATACTGGCCCAACTACTTCCAGACGATCGACCGGGTTCTGGCGCCGGGCGGAAAGGTTGCTATCCAGGCGATCACCATGCCGCACGGCCGGATGCTGGCCACGCGGGACGCCTACACCTGGGTCCACAAGTACATCTTCCCCGGCGGCTTCCTGCCGTCCGTCCGGGCCATCGAGAGTGTGACCCAGCAGCACACCACCCTGCGCGTGCGCGAGCGGATGGGCTTGGGGGACCACTACGCGGCCACCCTGCGGTTGTGGGAGGAGCGGTTCCTGGAGCGGTCCCACGAGGTGGCGGAGCTGGGTTTCGATGCGGTGTTCCAACGGATGTGGCTGTTCTACCTGTGCTACTCCCGGGCCGGCTTCCAGTCCGGCTACCTGGATGTACAACAGGTTGTGCTGGACCGCCGGGAGGTCCAGCTCTAGCAGCCGCTGCCGACGGCGCGGTCCGGCACCTGCCGGCTGCAGGCGTCGTGCGTTTGGTCACTTGAAGGGGTTCCGAAGGTCACTTCGGAGCCCCTTTTTGGTGCCGTCGCCACTCCGCCTGTACTCCGCGCGGCAGGTGCGACACGCCGTCTTTTCCACGACACGCTGGGCCTTAATTGTGGCTAAGTACTCCACAGGATGTGGATTCCGTCCGCAAAAACAGCGGGATTCCGGACATTTTGAAGGCCTCTGCCTGTGGATTAAAAGTGCATTAAATGACATACTTGTAATACATCATCTTGGGGTTCCAAAGAGGCGTCTGCACTAGATGTAGTATCTAGGTACAGCTTGGGCGGGAACACCGGACGAGCAAGTTTTCCAGAAAAGGGGACAGGAATCATGACCGTAACGGTTTACACAAAGCCTGCTTGTGTTCAGTGCAACGCCACCTACCGGGCTCTCGACAAAAAGGGCATCGCCTACCAGAGCGTTGACATCTCCCAGGACGCCGAAGCCCTCGAGCGCCTGAAGGCACTGGGTTACATGCAGGCCCCCGTTGTGGTCACGGACCAGGACCACTGGTCAGGCTTCCGCCCGGACAAGATCGAGGAACTGGCGCTCTCTGCAGTTTCCTCCGTGGCCTAAGGGGCCGCACTTTTTCCTGCCGGCAACCGTCAACCAGCTGAGGTGACTCCCATGGCAGCACCAGCAGCACAGGAATCCTACACGGTGCAGGAGTCCTATACATCGCAGGGAAACCCAGGAACGCAGCAAGTCCACGCGGCTCAGCGCGTGGATGCTGCGGAGCCGGTTTCCGCGGTTGTCACCGGCAGCCAGCTAATCTACTTTTCTTCGGCATCCGAGAACACCAGCCGCTTCGTCTCGAAGCTTGGCCGTGAGGTGGCCCGGATTCCGCTGCTCGCGAAGGACGCACCCCTCCTTGCCACCCGGCCGTATGTGCTGGTGGTGCCGACATATGGCGGCACCGGGGGAGAGGGTTCCGTCCCAAAGCAGGTCATCCGGTTCCTGAACAACCCGCAGAACAGGCAGCTGATCCGCGGGGTGATCGGGGCCGGCAACACAAACTTCGGGGACAACTACTGCATGGCGGGGGACATCATTGCCGCCAAGTGCGGAGTACCGCACCTTTACCGCTTCGAATTAATGGGCACGCCAGACGACGTGACCCGTGTAAACAATGGATTGGACACGTTTTGGACACGACTGTCGCAGACACAGAAGTAACCAGGGCCCAGAAGCCTGAGATGCCTGCCGCCTACAAGGGCCTGGGCTATCACGAGCTGAACGCGATGCTGAACCTGTATGGTCCCAGCGGCGAGATCCAGTTCGACGCGGACCGCGAGGCCGCCCACCAGTACTTCCTGCAGCACGTGAACAACAACACCGTGTTCTTCCACGACCTGGAAGAGAAGCTCGAATACCTGGTCAAGAACGACTACTACGAGCGCGAAACCCTCGACCAGTACACGATGAACTTCATCCGTGACCTGTTCAACCGCGCCTACAAAAAGAAGTTCCGCTTCGAGACCTTCCTGGGCGCGTTCAAGTTCTACACGTCCTACACGCTGAAGACGTTTGACGGCAAGCGGTTCCTGGAGCGCTACGAGGACCGCGTGTGCATGGTTGCCCTGCACCTGGCCCGCGGCAACGAGCAGCTTGCTCTGCAGATGGTGGATGAGATCATCGAGGGCCGCTTCCAGCCGGCCACGCCCACGTTCCTGAACGCCGGCAAGAAGCAGCGCGGCGAGCTGGTTTCCTGCTTCCTGCTCCGCATCGAAGACAACATGGAGTCGATCGGCCGCTCCATCAACTCCGCGCTGCAGCTGTCCAAGCGCGGCGGCGGCGTGGCGTTTGCGCTGACCAACATCCGCGAAGTGGGCGCGCCCATCAAGCAGATCGAGAACCAGTCCTCCGGCGTCATCCCCGTGATGAAGCTCCTCGAAGACAGCTTCTCCTACGCCAACCAGCTCGGTGCCCGCCAGGGTGCCGGTGCCGTGTACCTGCACGCGCACCACCCGGACATCTACCGGTTCCTGGACACCAAGCGGGAGAACGCGGACGAAAAGATCCGCATCAAGACCCTCTCCCTTGGCGTGGTCATCCCGGACATCACGTTCGAGCTGGCCAAGAAGGACGAGGACATGTACCTGTTCTCGCCCTACGACGTCGAGCGCGTCTACGGCATGCCGTTCTCCGACGTCTCGGTCACCGAGAAGTACTACGAGATGGTGGACGATTCCCGGATCAAGAAGACCAAGATCAAGGCGCGCGAGTTCTTCCAGACCCTTGCCGAGATCCAGTTCGAATCCGGCTACCCGTACATCATGTTCGAGGACACGGTGAACCGGGCGAACCCGATCGACGGCAAGATCATCATGTCCAACTTGTGCTCGGAGATCCTCCAGGTTTCCCAGCCCACCACGTACAACGATGACCTGTCCTACGCTGACACGGGCAAGGACATCTCCTGCAACCTGGGTTCGCTGAACATCGCCAAGACCATGGACTCGCCGGACTTCGGCCTGACCATCGAGACGGCCATCCGCTCGCTCTCGGCGGTCTCGGACATGTCCAACATCACCTCGGTGCCGTCCATCGCCAAGGGCAACGACCAGAGCCATGCCATCGGCCTGGGCCAGATGAACCTGCACGGCTACCTGGCCCGCGAGCGGGTGCACTACGGTTCCGAAGAGGGCCTGGACTTCACCAACATCTACTTCTACTCGGTGGTGTACCACGCCGTCCGCGCCTCCAACCTGCTGTCCATCGAGACCGGCCAGACCTTCGGCGGCTTCGAGAAGTCCAAGTACGCCTCGGGCGAGTTCTTCGACAAGTACACGGAGCAGGAGTGGGTGCCGCAGACTGAGAAGGTCCGCGAGCTGTTCAAGAACGTGCACATCCCCACGCAGGCTGACTGGCTGGCGCTGAAGGCTTCGGTCATGGAGCACGGCATCTACAACCAGAACCTGCAGGCCGTGCCGCCCACCGGCTCGATCTCCTACATCAACAACTCCACCTCCTCGATCCACCCGGTGGCGTCCAAGATTGAGATCCGCAAGGAAGGCAAGATCGGCCGCGTCTACTACCCGGCGCCGTACCTCACCAACGACAACCTGGAGTACTACCAGGACGCGTACGAGATCGGCTACGAGAAGGTCATCGACACCTACGCCGCAGCCACCCAGCACGTGGACCAGGGCCTGTCCCTGACGCTGTTCTTCAAGGACACCGCCACCACGCGCGATATCAACAAGGCCCAGATCTACGCCTGGAAGAAGGGCATCAAGACCATCTACTACATCCGTCTCCGCCAGCTCGCGCTGGAAGGGACGGAGGTGGAGGGCTGCGTCAGCTGCATGCTGTAGCCCCGGTGGTCGAGCCTGTCGAGACCCCAGCTTGAGTACGACGGCGGGCGCCCGACCGCCGTCGTACGCTTTAACTTAGAGAAACCCACCCAACGTTTAGGGGATGACATGACCGAGAAGGTCAAGCTGCTGAGCCACGTCGAGGCCATTAACTGGAACCGCATCCAGGACGACAAGGACGTGGAGGTCTGGAACCGGCTCGTCAACAACTTCTGGCTGCCGGAGAAGGTGCCGCTGTCCAACGACGTCCAGTCATGGAACACCCTCACGCCCGCTGAGCAGCAGCTCACCATGCGTGTGTTCACCGGCCTGACCCTGCTGGACACCATCCAGGGCACGGTCGGCGCTGTCTCCCTGATCCCGGATGCGCTCACTCCGCATGAAGAAGCCGTGTACACCAACATTGCCTTCATGGAGTCCGTCCACGCCAAGAGCTACTCCTCCATCTTCTCCACACTGGCTTCCACCAAGGAGATCGACGAGGCATTCCGCTGGTCCACTGAGAACTCGAACCTTCAGAAGAAGGCCCAGATCGTCATGGACTACTACCAGGGCGACGATCCCCTGAAGCGTAAGGTGGCATCCACCCTTCTGGAGAGCTTCCTGTTCTACTCGGGCTTCTACCTGCCCATGTACTGGTCCTCCCGCGCCAAGCTCACGAACACCGCAGACCTGATCCGCCTGATCATCCGCGATGAGGCCGTGCACGGCTACTACATCGGCTACAAGTTCCAGAAGGGCCTGGAAGGCCTGTCCGAGGAGCGCAAGCAGGAGATCAAGGACTACACCTTCGAGCTGCTCTTCGAGCTGTACGAAAACGAAGTCCAGTACACGCACGACCTCTACGACGGCGTCGGCCTCGCGGAGGACGTCAAGAAGTTCCTGCACTACAACGCCAACAAGGCGCTCATGAACTTGGGCTACGAGGCCATGTTCCCGTCCTCCGTTACCGACGTGAACCCGGCCATCCTGTCGGCGCTGTCCCCGAACGCTGACGAGAACCACGACTTCTTCTCGGGCTCGGGTTCGTCCTACGTGATCGGCAAGGCAGTCAACACCGAAGACGAGGACTGGGACTTCTAGTTTCTTCTTTGCCTTGTTGAGAAGTGTCCCGACGTGAGCCACGTCGGGACACTTTCTTTTTACGTTATCCGCTTCGCCGGGGTGACCAGCGCTGCGTGGTGTTCACCAGGAGGCGTGGATTGGCCTGGGCGTCAACCTGGAGGTGGCATGGGACAGTGCTGGCGGGTGCGTCCACCAGCTGGGCAATCCCGGCACCGGTCATTCCCTTCCGGTGACTTCAAGGCGGCGGCTTCAAAATATCCCTTCAGCTGTGAACCTTTCTGATTCTCAGCCGGTGCCGACGTCTCGGGATCTTGCCCGTTGCGGCGCCAACGTCGTGCCACGGCCTGTAGGAGAGGCTGCTGACAGGTCCAGCCGTAGGTGGAGCGGAAGCTACCAGCGATGATCCACGCCGGCGGCGGCGCAACCGTAAGAGCACGAATACCGTCAAGCCGATCCACGCGGTGGCAACAGAGAAAATCAGGATCAACGCTGCGGTCGTGCTCATGGCTCAGTGTAGGTGTGGGACGAGGGGTCTGATCCTCTCTTTGAGCAAGGGTTACGGACCCGTGATTGCGGCGAGACGGCCGTTACCGGTTCATGATCTTCCGCCCACTGGTAACGCTCCGGCCGCGGGATTGACCACGCCCTGGGCTGCCCGGTACTGGCACCCGCCTGTGCCCACATAAGCTCCGAAGATGGGGTAGGGCGGTCTGACGCCAATGCGCGGGCCGGGGCGTAGGTGGGGGAGTACGGAAGCCTCCGCTTAGCGGGTTGCCCCAAATTACTGGACTGGCTGGAAGCCCTCCCACCCAACGCCGCCATTGCGTCCTTAGACAGGCGCCTCGCTTCAGGTGGTTCCTCCCGCTGGGCTTCGACCAGAACAATCAGCATCGTCAGGATGGTGACCGTCCACGCGGTCGCGGCGAGGAACACCAAGCCGATCGCCACTAAGGGTTGCATGCCGAAGGCCTAGGACTTTAGGGCCGTGAATCCCGGACGCAACTCCGCAGCATCACGGTTACTGGCGACCGCAGGCAAGCAGGCCGGCCTGGCCCTTGGGCGAGATGGTGGCTACAGGCCGGAGGCCCGATGCGCCACAGTCTTGACGTCTCTCGCAGCGCGGCGCGCTTCTGCGGGCTTGTTGAAGCAGCCGGCGGAATAGGCCATGAAGTAGTCCACGGGCTGCACTGCCCTCCAGCCCCAGCCACCAGCCGGGTGAGGGTAGATTTGATACTCGGCCCGCAGCGCTGCTGACTGGAATGCAGCCGCTTCATTCCGGGCAAAGGCCAGAGAAACGTAATACCTGCCAGCCCAGGCCAGTAGCTCGTCATTGACTCCGCAAAGCCACCACGACGGTTGCCCGCCCTGACCGAGTGTTACTCGGAACGCGACCATATCCGCTCCATCCTCGTCACAGGTGGGATTCGCCCTACCCGAGCCCGGCCCGGGGTGACCGGCACGTTGAGGCAATGATGGGGGACAAGGTGCAAAAGCGGGACACGAAAGTCCCCAAGAGTTGATCAAGAAGTCACGACGGGGTGCCATGCGCCCACGAAAAAGGTGCGCCCCGTTCGCTGAGCGCACCCTTTTCGATTACCCCTCGCAGTCAAATCCCCATCCGACTGCAATCATGATAAGCATACTTAGGATTATGTGCGCAAGCCGTTGGGTACTGGTGACAGACCCGGGAGAAACCCTTAAGGCCTCTTCACACCTCGATGTGCTGCAGCCAACCTCCAAGCTGTACCCAGGTTCGTGCCGGAGACAAAGGATCCAATCCAGGCGATCCCCGCGGACCCGACCGTGTCAGCAGCTGTAAACAGCACCACGCAAACCACCAGCGCCCCGAATAGACACAGCTTCGACACCCACTCGTGGTGCGAGCCGAACCGAAAGAGCCAGACTCCCATCGCGGCCCCGGCACCCAGGGCGGCGAAAGCCTGCCATGGCGCCGCAAGTCGTCCGAAGACGACGAAGGCAATCGTCGCGCAGAGGACGACGAGGCCAAAAACAAGGTAACTCGTCCCCGACTCGCGCTTCGAGGAGCGTCTCTTTCCCGCGTGTATCGTTCCTGATCGCACTTACCGACCCAACCCCCTTGACTCTATCGCCGCGCCTGCCGAGAGCTACGCGGTTCGACCCCTGGATCATAATCGTATGGGACCTGCTTGAAGGTGAGGGCTCGTTCCGAATCGGGGGACTGGAGCCAGGGAAAAGCGGCCCCCACGTCAGGTTGACATCGTGATCGAGGCAATCCCTCCCACACACTTCCATTTAACGTCAGCCCCAAGGCATGAGTCCCGCCTTCGCGGCCCCAAGGCTGCCGGTTTGGCTGGCCTAACGCTGCGAAGCCTGTGCCCTGGTGTCCTCAGAACAGCGGCCAGGGCACCGCGGGCATGTCACCGCTCGGAGCCGGAAACCGCCCTGTTGAGCGCAATCGGGCGCAGCGCGCGGCGAGTGAGGCAATCTCCTCGGCGCTCAGCAAGTTCGCCAGGTTTCGCCCCAGCTCACCGTGCAGTCCTTCGATGACATGATCGACGCCGTCGCGTTCCTGGTCAGTCAACGTGTCTCCCAGCCACCCCCACAGCACCGTGCGCAGCTTGTGGTCATAGTGAAACGTGAGCCCGTGGTCCACGCCGTGCCGGTGTCCGTCTGGCATGGCAAGGATATGATCGCCTTTGCGGTCGGCGTTGTTGACGACGACGTCGAACACCGCCATGCGTCTGAGCTCTGGCGTGTCCTCGTGTATGAGGGCGACCATCCGCCCCGTCTCATCCTGACCCTCAAGTACCTGTTTCCACCCGGTCTCCGGAACGTCGTCCGCCGCAACGAGATCCACCGCGTTCTGGTCGGCGTCAGTCTCCTGCCACAGCTGCACCATTCCCTTGCCTAAAGGACCATCACGGAGCCAGGTGCGGGGAACCACGTTCCAGCCGAGGACCTCAGAAACCAGATAGGCGGCGACCTCCCGGTGGGCGAGGAAGCCGTCGGGGAAATCCCACAGTGGTTTCTCTCCGGCTATCGGCTTATAAACGACTGTGGTGTCGGCGATGGTGCCCACAAAGGTGGCATTCGACGCCGTCGTGATCCGCCCGGTGAGCGTCAGCTCGGCAGTCAGCAGCTCGGGTGCTGGCATCAGACCTCGGGCAGGGTGCAGACGTGCCCGTCGGGGTCCACGGGAAAACCGCAGAGCGGGCACGCGGGACGCCCGGCGCCCACCACCTCCCGGGTCCGCTTGGCGAACGCGCGCGCAGTCCCTACCGGCATCCGCACCAGCAGCATTTCGGGCGCTTCGACGCCGTGCCCATCGAGCGATTCGTCGTCATCATCATCGTCATCGACATCGGTGATCGGGTATGCCTCTATGACCACCTGCGCCGTCGTCGGATCCCAACCTAAGGTCATGGCCCCGGTTCGGAACTGCTCCTCGACCGTCTCAAGTTGGTCATTGTCGACGAGTTCGATGGGAGTACCCGTGGGAACGCTGAAGGGGTTGCCCTCGAGGGTGATGAGCTGATCGAGGATTTCGTCAACCTTCTCGGCAAGCTGCGCCGACTGCTGCTTCTCCAGGGCGATGCTCACAATTTGCTTACCTGTTCGTACCTGCAGGTAGAACGTGCGCGCCCCTGGAACGCCGACGGTACCGATGACGACCCGGTCAGGCCAGGCAAACTCGTGAACACGTGTGGGCATGTCAGTATTTTAGGCACATGGGGTCTACTGCACCGTCTGTCCCGCGCCACCGCCCACGGGTGCGTCGCCGGAGTTGATGCCTTTGGACAGCCATGACAGATCGCCTGCATCGGTGTTTGTCGCATAGACGCTCGGCCGAACAGCGCCATAGTGCACGATCGATACGGAGGCAGGGCCCACGTTGATGCGCTGGAACAGGTCGAGGTGCATTCCGAGCGCGTCGGCGAGGATTGATTTGATGATGTCACCGTGACTCACTGCCACCCACACTGCTCCTGGCCCATACTCGGCTTCGAAAGCTGCATCGTGGCGTCGGATTGCTGCTACCGACCGGGCCTGCATCGCCGCCATGGATTCACCGCCGGGAAAAACGACGGCGGACGGCTGGGACTGCACAGCAGCCCACAGGTCTTCGGTCGCGAGATCACTGAGCATGCGGCCCTGCCACTGGCCGTAATCGCACTCGGTGAGATCGGGATCGGACGGCGAATAAGGAGTACCAGCCTGGCGATCGAGGATGAGCCGGGCGGTCTGCTGGCAACGTTCGAGGGGGCTCGATACCACCCCGGCTAAGGGCACCACCGCGAGCCGGTCTCCGGTCACAGCTGCCTGCTCGAGCCCGATCTGGTCCAAACTGACTCCGGCTGCCCGACCAGCCAGCAGTCCAGCAGCGTTGGCAGTGGTGCGGCCGTGCCGCACGAGGATTACTGTCGCCATTCCTACAGCCTAACCAGCCTTCCTCGCTGTATCCCGGCGTCGAGGTTGTTGGTTCGGAACATGCGGTTACCGGTGCAGGCGTTCCCGCCAGTCCGCCGGTACTTTGTCGGCGGGGGCAGGCGCCGGTTGATCCAGGGGCCTGGACTGGGGATCCGGAAGCCGCGGGCCGTGGAAGAACTTTTTGGTGGTGTGCTCGTAGAACCAGTTCTCGCCAGGTTCAAATGACCTCATGACGGCGTGGCCGACGTTACGCGCGTGGGCACTGGCATGCTGTGACGGTGACGAATCGCAGCATCCGATATGGCCGCATTGGGCGCAGCGGCGAAGATGAAGCCACCAACCTGGGCCGTCACCGTCAAGGCACTCCAGGCAACCTTTTCCACTGGGTATGGCAGTGAGGCTGATTCCCGGAATAGGGCGATCCTCCATGGGGTCCTCCACTTTCATCGCTGCCGTTTTGCCAGGTCATCCAGCTTGCCCGCCCAAGGAGCCATTCTGGCAGAATCGTCGCGCCCTTGGAATGGCGAATTCGGGGTGACGAGGCGGCCCCAATACAACTCCAACTACGGCCGGCAAAAGACGTTCCGCAGGCACCGGGCATCTCTTGTCCCCATCGTCCAATCGCGAGTATCGTGAGCGCCACCGAACCATTTTGATCCGGAAAGACGGCGGCCATGGACCACTCGGTTCCGATCATGTTGCTTGCCACCACAGACCCGAACTCCCGGCGGATTCTTGAAGATGAGTTACGTCGACGGTACGGTGCCGACTACGAGGTGGTGGCCTGCGCCGACTACGCCCACGGGCGGGCGGTACTGGAGGGGCTCCGGCGGTGGAATCGCCCGGTCGCCCTCATACTCGGTTGCTATGGACCTGCTGACCGTGGAGGACTCGATTTCCTGCGGCGTGCCTATGGCTTTCACCCTGCCGCCAAGCGCGGTGTTGTGGTGACATGGGGTGACTTCGCCAGCGCGCCCACTGTCTTCCGGGCTATCGCCCAGGGGTACGCCGAATTGGTGATCATACGTCCCGAGCGATCGCGTGACGAAGAGTTCCACGGGGCAATTACTGACGCCCTCGACGACTGGCACCTGGCCCAGGGTGTCGGCTTCGAGGCAGTCCGGCTGATCGGGGAGGTAGGCGACCAAAGGACTCACATGTTGCGCGACTCCTTGAGCCGAAACCACATCCCGGCGGTCTTCCACCCTGTGGGGTCTGAGACCGCGCAACGGACGTTGGAGAGCCTGGGCCTGCGCAACCCCGTGCTGCCGGTTATGGTGCTGGAGTTCACCGCTCCACCCATTGTGCTCGAGAATCCCAGTAACGAGGAGATCGCCGAAGCGATGGGGGTGACGCGACCGCCACCGGCGGGCAAGATCTTCGATGTGGTGATCGTGGGAGCCGGTCCCTCCGGTCTCGCGACTGCTGTTTACGCCTCCTCCGAGGGCCTCTCCACCATGGTGGTGGAGGGAGAGGCTGTGGGAGGCCAGGCTGGCACCAGTTCATTGATCCGCAACTACCCTGGCTTCTCCCGCGGTGTGAGCGGCGCCCACCTGGCCTACCGCTCATTCCATCAGGCCTGGACTTTGGGGACGGACTTCCTGTTCCTGCGGAAGGTGGAGGGGCTCCGCGTGGACGGGGCACTCTACGCTGTGTCAATTTCCGATGGCAGCGTGGTGCGATGCCGCACTGTGGTGGTGGCCACCGGTGTGGACTACCGTCGCCTCGGCATACTTCAGCTCGAGGATCTGGTCGGCAGAGGCGTCTTCTACGGGGCCACAGTTTCCGAGGCGCCGTCCATGGCCGGAAAGCCCGTCTGCGTGGTGGGTGGCGGCAACTCGGCCGGACAGGCCGTTCTGCACCTTGCGAAGTACGCGAAGAAGGTGACGCTGCTGGTGCGCGGACCCACCCTGTCGGTCAGCATGTCGGAATACCTCATCTCCCAGCTTGAGGCCACCCGGAACGTTGCGATCCGCTATCGCACCGCGCTCGTTGGGGCCCGCCATCAGGACGGATTCCTTACCGCCGTCAAGGTCGCCGCATCCGAAGCCTCCGATGCAACCGCAGGCGAGGAGATTGAAGCGGCAGGTTTGTTTGTGCTGATCGGTTCGGTGCCGCGGACCTCTTGGCTGCCGGCCACTGTGGAGCGGGACCCGGCCGGTTTTCTGCGCACGGGCGTCAGCCGGGATGTCAGTGACACCGGGTCCGTCCGGCCCGCCAGGCCCCCATTGGCGCTGGAAACCAGCTTGCCCGGCGTTTTCGCTATCGGCGACGTGAGGTCCGGTTCGATCAAAAGAGTTGCCACGGCAGTCGGGGACGGCGCCACCGTGGTCTCGATGCTTCACGCCTACCTGGCCGAGAACCCCCTGCCCGCCTCGCCTCATGCTCCTGGTGGGGAAACCGCACCCGAGGAGCGGCCAGGTGATGTCCGCGTCAACTGAAGTCACACCGTTGATTCCGCCCATGCGGTGGCTGCTCTACGTCGCTGCATTCCTGGTATTCCTTGCCGGGCTTGTGCTGTTCGTGTTTCCGCTCCAGACCAATGAATTCTTTGCGTGGACAGTCAATCCGCCCATGACTGCCGTCTTCCTCGGGGCTGCTTACTGGGCGAGTGCAGGCCTGGAGATGACCGGCGCCCGTTCGGAGAGTTGGCATTCAGCGAGGCTGGCGGTCTGGCCTGTGTTCATTTTCACGACATTGACCTTGGGAGTCACCCTGGTCCATATCGATCGCTTCCACCTTTCACCAGGCACGGCCCCCACTGCCCAAATAGCCACCTGGGCATGGCTGGCAATCTATGCCCTGGTGCCGGTGGCGATGCTCGTCATCAGCAGGATGCAGCTCAGGTCCCAGCATCCTGCCCCAGTATTCAGAACAGCGGGACGACCAGTGTTGCCGCCTGTCCTCCGGCTGCTCCTGGCGGGAATCGCGGGGGTGCTGCTGTTGTA harbors:
- a CDS encoding class I SAM-dependent methyltransferase; its protein translation is MTLIDDNETAPAPLREKIRANAEGYAVSPAPGEDAPHLAAAWNPTGVPASPATIDADLWPGVAQPPSGAKAAIAGKAAGFLFKGAVKRLPLRVEYPDGSVLGTGGPDVPVMVMVRPEAFEARIGDNGLIGLGESFMAGDWEANDLAGVLEVFAASVGTLIPTPLQKLQTLYLPRTPRQERNAEQNTRSNISRHYDLSNDLFSNFLDSTMSYSSALFPPGAGPLGSVGWEALAEAQRAKIDRLLDKAGVGEGTRLLEIGTGWGELALRAAVRGATVYSVTLSSEQQALAQERIAAAGYADRVTVALQDYRAVEGEYDAVVSVEMIEAVGYEYWPNYFQTIDRVLAPGGKVAIQAITMPHGRMLATRDAYTWVHKYIFPGGFLPSVRAIESVTQQHTTLRVRERMGLGDHYAATLRLWEERFLERSHEVAELGFDAVFQRMWLFYLCYSRAGFQSGYLDVQQVVLDRREVQL
- the nrdI gene encoding class Ib ribonucleoside-diphosphate reductase assembly flavoprotein NrdI; amino-acid sequence: MAAPAAQESYTVQESYTSQGNPGTQQVHAAQRVDAAEPVSAVVTGSQLIYFSSASENTSRFVSKLGREVARIPLLAKDAPLLATRPYVLVVPTYGGTGGEGSVPKQVIRFLNNPQNRQLIRGVIGAGNTNFGDNYCMAGDIIAAKCGVPHLYRFELMGTPDDVTRVNNGLDTFWTRLSQTQK
- a CDS encoding SCO1664 family protein; translated protein: MPAPELLTAELTLTGRITTASNATFVGTIADTTVVYKPIAGEKPLWDFPDGFLAHREVAAYLVSEVLGWNVVPRTWLRDGPLGKGMVQLWQETDADQNAVDLVAADDVPETGWKQVLEGQDETGRMVALIHEDTPELRRMAVFDVVVNNADRKGDHILAMPDGHRHGVDHGLTFHYDHKLRTVLWGWLGDTLTDQERDGVDHVIEGLHGELGRNLANLLSAEEIASLAARCARLRSTGRFPAPSGDMPAVPWPLF
- the nrdH gene encoding glutaredoxin-like protein NrdH — encoded protein: MTVTVYTKPACVQCNATYRALDKKGIAYQSVDISQDAEALERLKALGYMQAPVVVTDQDHWSGFRPDKIEELALSAVSSVA
- a CDS encoding DUF3090 domain-containing protein encodes the protein MPTRVHEFAWPDRVVIGTVGVPGARTFYLQVRTGKQIVSIALEKQQSAQLAEKVDEILDQLITLEGNPFSVPTGTPIELVDNDQLETVEEQFRTGAMTLGWDPTTAQVVIEAYPITDVDDDDDDDESLDGHGVEAPEMLLVRMPVGTARAFAKRTREVVGAGRPACPLCGFPVDPDGHVCTLPEV
- the nrdF gene encoding class 1b ribonucleoside-diphosphate reductase subunit beta — protein: MTEKVKLLSHVEAINWNRIQDDKDVEVWNRLVNNFWLPEKVPLSNDVQSWNTLTPAEQQLTMRVFTGLTLLDTIQGTVGAVSLIPDALTPHEEAVYTNIAFMESVHAKSYSSIFSTLASTKEIDEAFRWSTENSNLQKKAQIVMDYYQGDDPLKRKVASTLLESFLFYSGFYLPMYWSSRAKLTNTADLIRLIIRDEAVHGYYIGYKFQKGLEGLSEERKQEIKDYTFELLFELYENEVQYTHDLYDGVGLAEDVKKFLHYNANKALMNLGYEAMFPSSVTDVNPAILSALSPNADENHDFFSGSGSSYVIGKAVNTEDEDWDF
- the nrdE gene encoding class 1b ribonucleoside-diphosphate reductase subunit alpha translates to MPAAYKGLGYHELNAMLNLYGPSGEIQFDADREAAHQYFLQHVNNNTVFFHDLEEKLEYLVKNDYYERETLDQYTMNFIRDLFNRAYKKKFRFETFLGAFKFYTSYTLKTFDGKRFLERYEDRVCMVALHLARGNEQLALQMVDEIIEGRFQPATPTFLNAGKKQRGELVSCFLLRIEDNMESIGRSINSALQLSKRGGGVAFALTNIREVGAPIKQIENQSSGVIPVMKLLEDSFSYANQLGARQGAGAVYLHAHHPDIYRFLDTKRENADEKIRIKTLSLGVVIPDITFELAKKDEDMYLFSPYDVERVYGMPFSDVSVTEKYYEMVDDSRIKKTKIKAREFFQTLAEIQFESGYPYIMFEDTVNRANPIDGKIIMSNLCSEILQVSQPTTYNDDLSYADTGKDISCNLGSLNIAKTMDSPDFGLTIETAIRSLSAVSDMSNITSVPSIAKGNDQSHAIGLGQMNLHGYLARERVHYGSEEGLDFTNIYFYSVVYHAVRASNLLSIETGQTFGGFEKSKYASGEFFDKYTEQEWVPQTEKVRELFKNVHIPTQADWLALKASVMEHGIYNQNLQAVPPTGSISYINNSTSSIHPVASKIEIRKEGKIGRVYYPAPYLTNDNLEYYQDAYEIGYEKVIDTYAAATQHVDQGLSLTLFFKDTATTRDINKAQIYAWKKGIKTIYYIRLRQLALEGTEVEGCVSCML